CCTCTCCTCATTCTTCTTACTTCTGACCCATCTATATACACTACCCTATTCTTGATAACACTGAATTATTTCTCTTTTACCCCATTATATTGTATATGAGTAGCCTTACACTAAGAAAATTACAGAAAAAATATTGATTCCATCTTTGTTAGTGCTATGCTATCAATCCATCTTATCTGGTTAAGTACATAGAAGCAATGTTACTTCGATTAGGATTAAAAATCTATGTTATAACACCACATAAAGGTAAATAGATAAATAATGAGTTTAACTCTTCAATGTTGTTAATGATTTTTAGCTAAGTGTTTAGTTGTACTTAgatttatgttatgatgttttacAATAGGTTGTATCattcaaactctataaataagatcaAAGTAGCAGTATCAACACCCATTCAAGGACTACATAAACCAGAAGTAGCACAAGTTTGTGGGCACCGTTTCTGTGAAGCATGGTTGCAAACCTGTTGGCAGCCatggattttgcttctgtttatTTGTTCTATTTATCTATCTATCTAGAGAGAGCAGAAGTAAGTGGAAAAGAGAGTTTTCTATGTTAAAGAGAAAGATATGCTTCTCCATATGTTGTATTGTTTTTGTTGCATTAAATAAGCCTTTTTATTTAAATGCTCATGTTAAAATATAGTTAATTTGGCTCTTGGACTTGGACATTAGAACTCTAAAGTAGTATTTAATTCTAAACTCTAAAacgtttataaatattttatctaATAGCAAGAACAACAAATCTTTGGCaagaaaatttatattattataacatcaCTCACAAATATGAGTTTAGAATATTTATATTATCACATCCTACTTATCAATTTTTAATTTAGTATGTTTTATCAGCtttaattttaaagaaaaaaacacTCACATTAATATTGATCATGTCAACAAATAGAATCACTTGCAAAACTTCACTCCAATAATatttaaacacttttaatacttcAAAActtataatatttctatttttatatgTTCTTCCAATCTTTGGACCAAAATTGTATTAAAAAACCAGACCAAACCATCTGCAGGAGCGCTTCGATCCCATTTCCTTTTTGTTTTGCTAGTCTATGGTCTTCTTCCTGAAGGTGTTGTTGTacttttttcttctctattttctaTTCTAGATTCTGGTTTTTTGCTTTTCCCCCTAAAAAATATCTCCTTTTGACCCTTCATTTTTTTCTCCTTAGGTTAATAATATATGGGTTTCTTCTAATATAAAgagataaagagagagagagagagagagtggagtGGGAAAGGTGGTGTGTGTAACTGGAGCTTCAGGTTACATAGCTTCATGGCTGGTGAAGCTCGTATTACAACAAGGGTACACTGTCAAAGCATATGTTCGTGACCCAAGTTAGTTTCTTATTATCTCGTATGTTTAACTCAGTTCATATCATCTAATTGTTACAAAAAAACAGGTCTCTTCACAAAATATAGGAACTTATCAATGCAAGAAATCTATCTTGGACACAATTAGAGAATGTATTTCAAAGACTTGCAAAATTTACCAAGCCTTGAGAATTAGCCTTTATTTATATGCAAAAGATTACAAGAACAGTTGGTTAATAACAGAAAGGTCACAACTGATTAAGTGTAAATAACAACCAAAACTGATTTAACTAATCTTTACAACGAATTAACCAACAGAGCTACTGTATAGCTTATCATCCCCCTTTATTTACCcctctttttagaaataatatgtATAACttttgtgataatttttttttgttttcaattttctttttaagttttaaaaatataaatggaaTGAGGAATGACAGTCGTTTTATTACCACCCCATCCCCATCCCCATCCCTTTTCTATGAACttcaaagagagaaagagagagagagagagatgaaagTTATTTGATGCTATTCATCCCTTTTCTTGATATGCTATTACTTTTAAAAGAAAAACCATGACAAGTGTTTCAAATTGTAATACTATGGTATATTAATCATGAAAAATAGGTGAAATTATTTTAATGATGTAGAGTCATTATTTGTGTATATAACCCCAAACATCCAGAATGATCAACACAGGGGCTAATAAATATCTTTGAAGTATCATATCTATGTGGTTTATGGAggaacatttttcttcattgctCCTCTCTTCTAAGACCCACTAAGTATCCAATGCAATTCAATGTTGTAGGGGCCAAAATTGGGCTCAGGCCCAATGTCATATGTCAGCACATATGTGTTATCAACAAAGAATGCTCAAATAAGACCGGATTGGGCTATCTGACTCCTAAATGGTACTATCACAAAACCACACCCAATAGGCCCAAAAAAATATGTTCAAGTCTTACGTTAACATTATCCATGACCCGACATTGAACTCAATGATCCGACCCACACCCGAGACTAAGTCTCGTCACTCATCCAAACAGACTGAGAAATGGTTAGTCAAAACTGACCACGTGGATAACGATCTCCCTCATAAAGTGGGAAAAGAGCGCTTCCAAAGGAGAAGGAGGGATCATGAGTAACGTTCTTCCAAAGCTGCCTATAAGAAGCCACTCTCAGTCACTGGGAGAGGGGGATCAATCTGAATCATCAAAGCTCTTCTCATATATAGTTCACTCTCATTCTCTCTGAAATTACATTCTTATTTTCGCAGTCAAGATAGGTAGTAACTTAGTTCAGTCATTCATTTTCCTTCTCATTATTGCATTATTAATAATCTTACTGACTTGATCGTTAGAGTCCCTATGTCCGACACCATCCCGGCGTCCCAAGGTTTCCCAGTTACTCTCTTCTTTGTTCTACAGGTTGTCGGTGCCCGCATATGATCATCCTCAATCGATTGTGGATTTCAATATCTACAATTTGGCACCCACCGTGGGGCCCTGACAAGTTGCAACTGAGCAAAGTGTTTCGACTCTTACCATTCAGTCAACCACCACTAGGACAATGGTAGAGCATATGGAGGAAGGAGATATCAATGTGGAGCAGCCCAATGTCCGTGACTAACTCGTCGCTCTTACAGCTTAGATGAAAGAGAACATGGAGCGCACTCAAGCAATGGAACGAGAAAATGCATCGTTCATGGAATAAAATGCTGCACTGAAGGCCCAACTTGAGTCATTGAATGCTTCAATAACAACACCATATGCTAGTCGAGGAAGATTCCAAGTTCCAATTGTTCCAATGCAATCACTTGACACAACCCCAATAGGAGGATCGAGCCAAGTGACCAGACAACCATCAGCATTGGGAGCAACTACCGTCGCGGTCGGACAACAAACAACCACATCCAACATGGTCAATCAGAATGTGGGTTTACAGTCAACTTCATCGGCCATTCCTCCGGCAATCAACTCGTCGGCCATTCTTCCAGCAGTCAACTCATCAGCCATTCCTCCAATAGTTATTCCACCAGCAGTCAACCTGACCAACATGACTTCTCTTGAAAGCTCTCAAAACCAATAATCCCTTGTTGTAACAAATAATATGACTATTGATTTAACACCTTCTATTGTGAATGCAGGAAAGAATGTTACACCTACTCAAGAAGAGTTGATTGAACAAATAATTGCACGGAAACTATAAAGAATGGAAGCCATGATCCAACGAATTCTAGGGGTGCCAACTCCCATTAAAAAGAGCCTACCAAGCAGCTTTGTAGATTCACCCTTTGTAGATGCAATTGCCTTAGTGGAAATGCCAAAAAAGTTTGTGTTCCCACTGATGAAAATGTATGATGGAACGACTGATCCTAATGACCACATAGATAGCTACAAGTAGAGGATGTTTACTGCCGCTATACCTTGCGAGTTGCGCGAGGCGTGTATGTGTAAGGGGTTTGGGTTCAGTCTGGTTGGCCCAGCCCTTCAATGGTATACAAACTTGCTTAATAATTCTATTGCCTCATTTGCTCAATTGACTGATATTTTTGTAGAGCAGTTTGCTAGTTGCAGGAAACTGGAGAAGCTATTAGATGACCTCTACAGAATTAGGCAGAGAAGGGAAGAATCTTTAAGAGATTATGTAGCAAGGTTCAATGATGAGAAGGTGTCAATTACGACCTGCAGCGTGGACACAGCCATCACAGCCTTGCAAAAATGCCTTTTGGGGTTACAAAGAGCTAACTAAATATCCTTGCAGGACAATGGAGGATGTTCATGCCAAAGCATAGGCTCAAATAAAATGGGAGGAAGACTAGTCTAACAGAAAATCGATCTCCAACTACTCAAATTCTCGTGAGAGTCAGGGTCTGAAACGAGTAGAGCGCAAGTCATCTTATCATGTTGAACCTTATCCAACCAACAGATCCAAACCATTTCAAGGTGGTGGAAGAGCTCTACCACAACGATCTCGTGATTATCAAGAGAGAGGACAATCATCCCAGAGACTTAGAAGCTACCAAGACAAAGCACCAATTCCGGAATATACTCTAACTATAGACCCTGTTGAAGTGGTTGCTGTGATGAAAGGCATGGGAAATAAAGTCAAGTGGCCTGGAAAGATTCAAAAGCCAGAAGCTCTGAAAGATATGACCAAATGGTGTGAGTTTCATAGCGATCACGGACACACCACAGCTGAATGTATAGCACTCAAGTTTGAAGTTGTAGGAATCCTTCACCGAGGACAACTACGCGATTTCCTTTATGATAAAGGCAAAGCAACCATAGAAGAAGGGGACAAAAGACAAGAAAATCCACCTGAACCCCCTCAAAATGCAAGGATCATAAAAGTGATTTTAGGAGGATCGGAAGTTAGTGGTATTATGTATTTTGTAGCTAAACGTCATGCACGTGAACTCGTCAACAACCAAGGAAAGCCTAGAAAGCCAGAGACAGTTGCTGGACAAACCATCAACTTTGTCAATAACGAAACCACAGATTTGCTTCACCCTCATCATGATGCTTTAGTCATTTCATTATATATTGCAAATTGTTTCATTAAACGTGTATTGATTGATAATGGAAGTTCTGCTAACATTTTATTCCTCAATGCTCTCAGGTATATGGAAGTGGATGAGTCAACAATCATCTGAAAATCTACAGTCCTAATCGGGTTCAGTGGTGAGCAGAAGCACTCGATTGGAGAAATCAACCTGCATGTTTGGGCAGAAGGAGTAAACCTCTAGACCAAGTTCATTGTTGTTGATTTCCCTTCTTCATACAATGCCATCCTTGGCTGACCATGGATCCATGAGATGAAAGCTGTGCCATCCACAAACCACCAAGTGATAAAATTTCCAACACCATGGGGGAGTAAAGCAGATATCGGGGGCACAAAAAATAGCGCGAGACTGTTATCAGAGCACTTTGAAAGAAAAACAACTCGTCTATTATGTCTCAAAGACTCTTCTTGACGCTGAAACAAGATACAACCAACTTGAGAAGTTGGCTCAAGCACTTGTCACAGCAGGACGCAAACTCAGACCCTACTTTCAATGCCACCCTATTGTGGTATTGACTCAATATCCACTTCACAATATCCTGCATAAGCCAGAGCTCTCAGGAAGACTCaccaagtgggcagtggaactcaGTGAATACAACATCACATTCCAACCAAGAATAGCAATCAAATCTCAGGTATTAGCTGACTTTATTGCGGATTTTTCTAGTGGCATGCAGGTACAAGTACAAGCACTCATTGCTGGGCTCGATCTTGCCAAGGAGATGAATATCAAGATTCTTGAGATCACGTCAAATTCCCAACTTATAGTTAATCAATTCAATGGTACATACCAGGCCAAAGACTCAAAAATGGTGGCGTACCTCCAGGCTATAAAAGAAAGATTGTTAAGCTTCACAGAAATCTCCATCAATCAAGTGCCGAGGATCGAAAATAGTCATGTTGATGCACGTGCCAACCTAGGGTCAACAATTCAAACCAAGAATGGAGTCACAATTCCAGTCATCTACATGCAGTTGCCAGCGGTCTGGAAACCTCAAGAGGAAGTCAAGGATGTGTCGGAGAACATCAGTTGGATGACACCCATAATCCAATATCTGACTGATGGCACACTCCAGCAAGACAGGAGTGAATCTCGAAATATTAGAGCCAAGGCAGCAAGGTTCACTTTATATGATGACAAATTGTACAAACGATCATATTCTGGGCCCTTACTTAGGTGTCTAACTCCAGCAGAAACACACTACGTTCTTACAGAGTTACATGAAGGTGAGTGCGACAACCACTCAGGTTCAAGAAGTCTCAACAATAGGGTGTTAACTACCGGATACTATTGGCCAACCATGAGAGAAAATTCACTCAACTTTGTGctaaaatgtgacaaatgccaacgattcGGCCAAATCTCACATATGCCACTAGAATAGCTACATTCAACTCTAGCACCTTGGCCTTTCATGAAGTGGGGGATGGACATAGTAGGAAAGATGCCAACCACTCCAGGACAACGAGTATTCATGCTAGCACTGACAGACTATTTTACCAAATGGGTCAAAGCAGAAGCATTTGCAAAGGTAAGAGATCTCAAAGTTAAGAATTTTGTCtggaaaaacataatatgcaGGTTTGGAGTGCCAAAGGAGATAGTCACAGACAATGGCTCGCAATTTGTAAGTTTAGAATTCCAGAACTTCTGCAAAGAATGGGGAATCCAACTCTCATTTTTGACCCCAAGATACCCATAAGCCAACGGTCAAGCAGAATCAACAAACAAGATTGTTATCAACACATTGAAAAAGAGGTTAGAGAAGGCCAAATGAAGGTAGGAAGACGAGTTGCCTGGTGTTGTATGGTCTTATTGCACAACTGCAAAAACCTCTACCGGTGAGACCCCATTCTCGCTCACCTTCGGAGTAGAGgtagtcatcccagtagaaatagGCATTCCTACCCCTAGGTATGAATACTTGACTGATAATCAGAACTGTCAGAATATGAACCTCGAGCTCGATTCACTGGATGAAAAGAGAGAGCAAGCCTTGGTTAGAGTTGCagcataccagcagaaggtcgctcAACATTTCAACAAAAACATCCGAGCACGAACGTTCAAGGAAGGCGATTGGGTGCTCCGCTGGGTATTTCAAAACACTAAAGAGACAGGAGTTGGTAAATTGGGCCCCAATTGGGAAGGCCCCTATAAAATTACCAAGGTCATTGGACAAGGGGCATATCGACTTCAAGCAGATGATGATCGAGAAATAGGAAACAGCTGGAATGCCAGACATCTAAAACAGTATCATTTCTAACTCAAACTTTTTCAATTACACTTTCTATGAATAAGCCGTCAACTGCACCCCCAATCACACAGATGAGTCAATCTATCCTCGAAGCCCGGAGTGGTCAAACTAGCAATAAATTTTAACTATAAGCGCCTAGGTTGTGAGCACTCATATGATCATActcaaataaaatcatgaacgagCAAGATCATGCCAAAGTATTTGCAATGTATTCAAGACTTAacttattttcaatttatttcaTCTCAAATATTCTATTGACTTTAGCATCGGAGAGTCGACGGCCCTGTCGTCGACTACCTTCCCAGGTACAATTTATGGAATCAAGAATCCGACAGTCACAAGTTCATTTCTTCCAATGTCTCCATCATTAGACGGGACCTCAAGAAATCATGTTCACACAAGCGCATGCTCCCAAATACTAAAGTGTTACCTTCAATCTAGACGAAAGTGTTTGACTGTGACCAACTTCATCACTCACACTCAAACTGGGGAGTAAGGATTATAGACGTTATCAAAGTCGAAGAAATAAAGAAATCTTGCAAAAAACAATTAGAGTCTGAACTACCCTCAGCTTATGACAATGATCTATGGTAACCTATGGTATGCACAACTCAAACTAAACTATACACTTATCTATTCTCTTCAAATATTACATTTGTTAAAATTACTACTATGTCTGTCAATCATTCAAAATGTTTATCAATCATTCAAATTCAAAAATATAAGGAGAAATTTTAACACTCATTTAGAACACcataaatagaaaaatatttcTTCTAGCAGTCATCGAACCCCGCTAGGCAAACAATACAAAAGATGAATTCAAAAAGGGGACTTGTACAAGGCAAATGTCAATTATCAAAACACTCAGATACATGAACCATTAAGCAAAACATgaaatgaaactaagcatttgtATGAGGTCTTTCACGATCCTTTGTAGTACCAAGATCATGGATCTCGGCAGCCGCTTCTTCGATATTCACAACAGAAGCATCTTCAAATTGTTCAGCTCCTTCACTCTCAACATCCAAACCCATGTGGGCATAGTAAGTTTCTATCTCACCTTCCACATCCCAGTCATTATATCTTCCTTCCTTGTACTCGATCATTAGTTCTCCACGAGTCTTGATAACAGCAGTCAAAGCAACCTGCTCAAAATCAAAGGCAAGGTCCTCTGCCTTTTTCTTCTCATTATTCAGCTCTTGCTTCACCTTCTTAAGCTCATCCTTTAGAGATTTAATGAGATCTTTAGATTGGCTCTCTTTCTCTACATGCTTCTCAATCTCTAGCTTCAGGGAAGCATTATTATTGGCCAaaattctattcttcttctccaAACAGGATAATCTTCTCGAATGTAAATCATGGCTTGAAGAATCTACATACATTACAACCAAGTTTAAAAAGAGCTAAAAGAATTACACACAATAAACAACATCCTTACCTTGTAAGCCTCAGCTACTCCATAGTTGGCAGCCCCAACTCGACCAAGATCATTCAATCGTTCTCGATCAGCAGGATGAAGTAGTCCACTTACATGTCCTTCAATCGATGTAGGGTTCGAGTAAACCGACACTGTATGAGGAATTCGTAGGACAGTCTCATCAGGGACCTCTGGGTCAAGAAAGTCAACTTTCCTCTTGATAGTAGTACATGTACCCAAAGAAGATTGGGTCAGCGGAATATCAGAAAAGTCAATCTCGGAAACTTGTTGGGACCCACTTGTCTTTGGCCTCTTAGCTATTGTCAGTTTAGCTTTAGCCATAGCATCACTAGCTTTGGGTATTTTGATCACTCTTTTTTGAGACATCTTGTCTACAAACATACGTTGCTCTTTGGTCAAGTGAGTCAAAACAATAAACTCAATTCCAACCTCCTCAAGTTCTCAAGTCAGAACAAGGATGTGAATGTGTTCAAGGGATTGAAGTTCAGAGATACCTTCGTCGTAACTGTCTTGTGATTTTCGCCGACAATCTTTGGGAAGAAACTTTCTGAAATTACGATGCTCCTCTTTTATAGATTCAATATCCTCAATAATTTGATCAACTAGCTCGTCCATGTAAGGTTGAGCACCAAGGTCTGCATCTGCACCAAAAACGGTACGTCAACATTGGTAAAGCATATGT
The genomic region above belongs to Humulus lupulus chromosome 1, drHumLupu1.1, whole genome shotgun sequence and contains:
- the LOC133815391 gene encoding uncharacterized protein LOC133815391 gives rise to the protein MDELVDQIIEDIESIKEEHRNFRKFLPKDCRRKSQDSYDEDKMSQKRVIKIPKASDAMAKAKLTIAKRPKTSGSQQVSEIDFSDIPLTQSSLGTCTTIKRKVDFLDPEVPDETVLRIPHTVSVYSNPTSIEGHVSGLLHPADRERLNDLGRVGAANYGVAEAYKILQAMIYIREDYPVWRRRIEFWPIIMLP